CGACGAACACCAGCGTCGCCAGGGGCAGCGCGAGCGGCACCCCCAGGATCGCGGCGCCGAGGCCGATGCCGGTGGCGTCGACCAGGGCGACGAGGATCTGCGTGCGGGTGTAGCCGGACAGCGTGACGATGCCGCGGCGGCCGGCCTGGTGCACCCGCTCCCGCACGGACGACGGCAGCAGCCCGACCACCCAGGACCAGATGGTGCGCCCGTCGAGCAGGAAGAAGAACGTGCAGAACAGCGCGATGAGCGCGCCGGCGGCGACGTGCCCGACCGTGGTGGTCACGGACAGCGCGCCGGACAGCAGGGCGTCGGCGTTGGCGGAGATCTGGTCCCGGCCCTGCTGGACGAGCTGGTCGAGCTGGACGGTGTCGATGCCGAGCGGCCCGTCGGACAGCCACCGCAGCGCCTCGTCGACGCCCTGGGACGCCTGGTCGGACAGGTCGCCGAAGCCCGCCGCGATGGACCGGCCGGCGATGACGACCAGCCCGGTGACGGCCGCGAGCAGGAGCAGCACGGACGTGATCGACGCCAGGGCGCGCGGGAAGCGGGCCACCCGCCGCAGCCACCGGGCCACGGGCGTGAGCAGCACCGTCAGCAGCAGCGCGACGGCGACGGCCACCACGATCATCTGGAAGTAGCCGATGAGCCACAGCGCCGCCGCCGCGGCGGCCACGATGAGCAGGAACCGCCACGACCACGCGGCGGCCGCGCGCACGGACGGCGTCACCGACTGCTCGGCGCTCCAGCCGCGGGGCGTCGCGCCGGACGTCAGGTCGCCCTCGTGGAGCACCGGCGCCGGCTCGGCGGCGACGGCCCGGCGGCTCCGGGCGCGGCTGCGCCAGCCCTTCCCGGGCAGGCCGGGCGCGCTCACGCGAGCGCCTGCGCGAGGTCGGCGAGCAGGTCGGCCTCGTCCTCGATGCCCACGGACAGCCGCACGAGGTCGTCGGGGACCTCCAGGTCCGTGCCGACCACGGAGCCGTGCGTCATGCGGGCGGGCAGCTCGATGAGGGACTCGACGCCCCCCAGCGACTCCGCGAGCGTGAACACGCGGGTGCGGGCGCACACCCGGGCGGCGCGCTCGGCGCTGCCGGCCCG
This is a stretch of genomic DNA from Cellulomonas sp. ES6. It encodes these proteins:
- a CDS encoding AI-2E family transporter, whose translation is MTSGATPRGWSAEQSVTPSVRAAAAWSWRFLLIVAAAAAALWLIGYFQMIVVAVAVALLLTVLLTPVARWLRRVARFPRALASITSVLLLLAAVTGLVVIAGRSIAAGFGDLSDQASQGVDEALRWLSDGPLGIDTVQLDQLVQQGRDQISANADALLSGALSVTTTVGHVAAGALIALFCTFFFLLDGRTIWSWVVGLLPSSVRERVHQAGRRGIVTLSGYTRTQILVALVDATGIGLGAAILGVPLALPLATLVFVGSFIPIVGAIATGAVAVLVALVAKGWVIALIMLGVVLAVQQIEGHVLQPFLMGHAVSLHPVAVLLVVAAGSMAAGIVGALFAVPIAAVLNTVVLYLHGHDKFPQLGTDDHPDLRPPGLFSRRGAGGADARV